The following are from one region of the Rosettibacter firmus genome:
- a CDS encoding adenylate/guanylate cyclase domain-containing protein has product MNGSKKIVNALKQLVIILTAAILTILITQDYLLPITPLRELELKLIDKRFSERGIVDLGDSSDVIIVEITQDAYDQIPPPYNRWSWPRFVFAKVINNLTNAGAKAIGIDINFTNEDQWSPSNDSLMYQSILNSRKVVLSGKIDIESERLLEENKSYIKNLKENFGNYFYHVDSSIGIVQVPADNDGVFRRYLPYVKSNLMNKLIPSFGFAVLNKFYNLPKDFTAIRHDEFFQINGRLIPQFDKNSILINFYGPSGTFPRVKLIDVLDDKEFKTIDELEIGEDLNTWDNPDGGLLYTNKFKDKIVLIGSTMPEDRDILPISFAKGKQKGDNLIYGVEFHANIIQNVIRGDFLYKQSNLSEILLIILLTTFSFVITSLLRKVKLHLGLLIELLNIIIIGLSIYLFYRLSVFYFIEKKLVIAIVSPSLALIVGYFSSTAYHFLRERQQNVLIKGMFSHYVSNTVVNELISNPDKLKLGGEKKNLTIMFSDIANFTTFAEKKQPEELVSFINQFLSEMSEIIIANDGTLDKYLGDAVMAFWGAPVEVPDHAYKACLTALQMQNRLAQLREIWTNKTESSIYIRIGINSGEVIVGNIGGEKRFDYTVLGDNVNLASRLEGANKEYGTSIMISESTYELVKDKFLVRYLDVVRVKGKTKPTAVYELINELGDKKAQEAFENMDFYFQGIELYKHKYFEEALDYFKRSYEKLKDYPSKVYMNRCEFYLSNPPDDNWDGVFELKTK; this is encoded by the coding sequence ATGAATGGCAGTAAAAAGATTGTAAATGCTTTAAAACAGTTAGTAATAATTTTAACAGCTGCTATTCTAACTATTTTAATTACTCAAGATTATCTTTTGCCAATCACACCTTTAAGGGAATTAGAATTAAAATTAATTGATAAAAGATTTTCAGAAAGAGGAATAGTTGATTTAGGAGATTCTTCTGATGTTATTATTGTAGAAATAACTCAGGATGCTTACGATCAAATCCCGCCACCATATAATCGCTGGTCTTGGCCAAGATTTGTTTTTGCAAAAGTTATAAATAATCTGACAAATGCAGGTGCAAAAGCAATTGGTATTGATATAAATTTTACAAACGAAGATCAATGGTCTCCTTCAAATGATTCATTAATGTATCAATCAATTTTAAATTCCAGAAAAGTAGTGTTATCAGGCAAAATTGATATTGAAAGTGAAAGATTACTTGAAGAAAATAAAAGTTACATAAAAAATCTTAAAGAAAATTTTGGTAATTATTTTTATCATGTGGATAGTTCAATAGGAATAGTTCAGGTTCCTGCAGATAATGATGGAGTGTTTAGAAGATATCTTCCATATGTTAAGTCGAATTTAATGAATAAATTAATTCCAAGTTTTGGTTTTGCTGTCCTTAATAAATTTTATAATCTTCCCAAAGATTTTACTGCTATTCGTCATGATGAGTTCTTTCAAATAAATGGAAGACTCATTCCACAATTCGATAAAAATAGTATCTTAATTAATTTTTATGGACCAAGTGGAACTTTCCCGCGTGTAAAATTAATTGATGTGCTCGATGATAAAGAATTTAAAACTATTGATGAACTTGAAATTGGAGAGGACTTAAATACCTGGGATAATCCCGATGGTGGCTTACTTTATACGAATAAATTTAAAGATAAGATTGTTCTTATTGGTTCTACAATGCCAGAAGATAGAGATATTTTACCAATTTCTTTTGCAAAAGGAAAACAAAAAGGAGATAACTTAATTTATGGAGTTGAATTTCACGCTAATATAATTCAAAATGTTATAAGAGGAGATTTTTTATATAAACAATCAAATTTGAGTGAAATACTCTTAATAATTTTGTTAACAACTTTTTCATTTGTTATAACATCATTACTCAGGAAAGTCAAATTACATTTAGGATTATTAATTGAATTATTAAATATAATTATAATCGGGCTATCAATTTATCTGTTCTATCGCCTGAGCGTTTTTTATTTTATAGAAAAAAAATTAGTTATTGCAATTGTAAGTCCCTCACTTGCACTAATTGTTGGATATTTTTCGAGCACAGCTTATCATTTTTTAAGAGAGCGGCAACAAAATGTTTTGATAAAAGGAATGTTCAGTCATTATGTAAGTAATACGGTAGTGAATGAGTTAATATCTAATCCAGACAAATTAAAATTAGGTGGCGAAAAGAAAAATTTAACAATTATGTTTAGTGACATTGCTAATTTTACAACATTTGCAGAAAAAAAACAGCCTGAAGAGCTGGTTAGTTTTATTAATCAATTTTTAAGTGAGATGAGTGAAATTATTATTGCCAACGATGGAACACTTGATAAATATCTTGGTGATGCTGTAATGGCATTCTGGGGTGCTCCAGTTGAAGTGCCTGATCATGCTTATAAAGCTTGCTTGACAGCTCTTCAAATGCAAAATAGACTTGCTCAACTAAGAGAAATTTGGACTAATAAAACTGAATCTTCTATCTACATTAGAATTGGAATTAATTCGGGAGAAGTTATTGTTGGTAATATTGGTGGCGAGAAAAGATTTGATTATACAGTTCTTGGTGATAATGTAAATTTAGCTTCAAGACTCGAAGGAGCAAATAAAGAATATGGTACGAGTATAATGATAAGTGAATCGACATACGAATTGGTTAAAGATAAATTTCTTGTTAGATATCTTGATGTTGTGAGAGTAAAAGGAAAAACAAAACCAACAGCTGTTTATGAATTAATTAATGAACTTGGAGATAAAAAAGCTCAAGAAGCTTTTGAGAATATGGATTTTTATTTTCAAGGAATTGAATTATACAAGCATAAATATTTTGAAGAAGCTCTTGATTATTTCAAACGTTCTTATGAAAAATTAAAAGACTATCCATCTAAAGTATATATGAATAGATGCGAATTTTATTTATCGAATCCTCCTGATGATAACTGGGATGGAGTTTTTGAATTAAAAACAAAATGA